A stretch of Paracoccus sp. N5 DNA encodes these proteins:
- a CDS encoding lysophospholipid acyltransferase family protein, protein MSDTDTPEPVPLRDRIANGAFLAIMGLARALPYERRIPAMGWFFAWVLGPLAGWRQRIRTNLAMARPDLSPAELRHLLRAVPENAGRSLAEIYSGAEFVDRIHAADPLTGPGLAALEQAAQAGRPVILAVAHFGNYDAMRAALAGRGWPVGALYRPMNNEAFNRHYIPAMRAIAEPMFPRGRAGLAAMLRFLKGGGWMALGFDQFDDHGAELRFFGLPTRTVLTPAELAIRYDALVVPVAGIRQPDGLSFRVEVGAPIPHGEPAAMMQALNDDLERLVRAHMAQWFWVHRRWKRRR, encoded by the coding sequence ATGAGCGACACCGACACACCCGAGCCCGTGCCCCTGCGCGACCGCATCGCCAACGGTGCCTTCCTGGCCATCATGGGGCTGGCGCGCGCCCTGCCCTATGAACGCCGCATCCCGGCGATGGGCTGGTTCTTCGCCTGGGTGCTCGGCCCGCTTGCCGGCTGGCGCCAGCGCATCCGGACCAACCTCGCCATGGCCCGGCCCGACCTTTCGCCCGCCGAATTGCGCCACCTGCTGCGCGCCGTGCCGGAAAACGCCGGCCGCTCGCTGGCCGAGATCTATTCCGGCGCCGAATTCGTCGACCGCATCCACGCCGCCGACCCGCTGACCGGCCCCGGCCTTGCCGCGCTGGAACAGGCGGCCCAGGCCGGCCGGCCCGTGATCCTGGCGGTGGCCCATTTCGGCAATTACGACGCCATGCGCGCGGCCCTGGCCGGGCGCGGCTGGCCGGTCGGCGCGCTTTACCGGCCGATGAACAACGAGGCCTTCAACCGCCACTACATCCCCGCCATGCGCGCCATCGCCGAGCCGATGTTTCCGCGCGGCCGCGCCGGCCTGGCCGCCATGCTGCGTTTCCTCAAGGGCGGCGGCTGGATGGCGCTGGGGTTCGACCAGTTCGACGACCACGGTGCCGAGCTGCGTTTCTTCGGCCTGCCCACCAGGACCGTGCTGACCCCGGCCGAGCTTGCCATCCGTTACGACGCGCTGGTCGTGCCGGTCGCCGGCATCCGCCAGCCCGACGGGCTGAGCTTCCGCGTCGAGGTCGGCGCGCCGATCCCGCATGGCGAGCCGGCGGCGATGATGCAGGCGCTGAACGACGATCTGGAGCGCCTGGTCCGCGCGCATATGGCGCAGTGGTTCTGGGTCCACCGGCGCTGGAAACGCCGGCGCTAG
- the tkt gene encoding transketolase, with translation MDIAARRQADPAHWRLATPIRTLAMDAVEAANSGHPGMPMGMADVATVLFGKHLKFDASAPNWFDRDRFVLSAGHGSMLIYAMLYLTGYDQMSLEQIRNFRQWGAITAGHPEYGHVEGVETTTGPLGQGIATAVGMAMAEEAMRAQFGADLCSHKTWVIAGDGCLMEGISQEAIALAGHQKLKNLIVLWDNNDITIDGRVSLSDNTDQLKRFEASGWRTLSCDGHDAADIDRALTDAASGKDDRPVLVACKTIIGFGAPKKQDTSGAHGSPLGAEEIAAARAAFGWEHGPFVIPEDILADWRAIGARGRSAREAWAARVDAAENRDEFARRISGEPNPRLAPTIAALKEQALAARPKVATRKASEMVLEAVNPELPETLGGSADLTGSNNTRTKDLGSFTPENRSGRYVYYGIREHGMAAAMNGIWLHGGLRPYGGTFMCFTDYARGAMRLSALMGLPVVYVMTHDSIGLGEDGPTHQPVEHLAICRATPNTLTFRPCDLVETAEAWEIALTSESTPSVLALSRQNLPTLRETAGENLTAKGAYVLREASAEPQVILMATGSEVEIAVAARDTLEAKGIPTRVVSVPSMELFRDQPEDYRKQVLPKGPVRIAIEAAVRQPWDWLLLGERGKEKKAGFIGMTGFGASAPAPTLYKEFGITAEATVALAKRLLD, from the coding sequence ATGGACATCGCCGCCCGCCGCCAGGCCGATCCCGCCCACTGGCGCCTTGCCACCCCGATCCGCACTCTGGCCATGGACGCCGTCGAGGCGGCGAATTCCGGCCATCCCGGCATGCCGATGGGCATGGCGGACGTCGCGACCGTGCTTTTCGGCAAGCACCTGAAATTCGACGCCTCGGCGCCCAACTGGTTCGACCGCGACCGCTTCGTGCTGTCGGCCGGCCATGGCTCGATGCTGATCTATGCCATGCTCTACCTGACCGGCTACGACCAGATGAGCCTCGAGCAGATCCGCAATTTCCGGCAATGGGGCGCGATCACCGCCGGCCACCCGGAATACGGCCATGTCGAGGGGGTCGAGACCACGACCGGTCCCCTGGGCCAGGGCATCGCCACCGCCGTCGGCATGGCCATGGCCGAAGAGGCCATGCGCGCCCAGTTCGGCGCCGACCTGTGCAGCCACAAGACCTGGGTCATCGCCGGCGACGGCTGCCTGATGGAGGGCATCAGCCAGGAGGCCATCGCCCTGGCCGGTCATCAGAAGCTGAAAAACCTGATCGTGCTCTGGGACAACAACGACATCACCATCGACGGAAGGGTGTCGCTCTCGGACAATACCGACCAGCTGAAGCGGTTCGAGGCCTCGGGCTGGCGCACGCTCAGCTGCGACGGCCATGACGCGGCCGATATCGACCGTGCGCTGACCGATGCCGCCTCGGGCAAGGACGACCGCCCGGTGCTGGTCGCCTGCAAGACCATCATCGGCTTCGGCGCGCCGAAGAAACAGGACACCTCGGGCGCCCACGGCTCGCCCTTGGGCGCCGAGGAGATCGCCGCCGCCCGCGCCGCCTTTGGCTGGGAGCACGGCCCCTTCGTCATCCCCGAGGACATCCTGGCCGACTGGCGCGCCATCGGCGCCCGCGGCCGCAGCGCGCGCGAGGCCTGGGCCGCCCGGGTCGATGCCGCGGAAAACCGCGACGAATTCGCCCGCCGCATCTCGGGCGAGCCGAACCCGCGCCTGGCCCCGACCATCGCCGCGCTGAAGGAACAGGCGCTGGCCGCCAGGCCCAAGGTCGCGACCCGCAAGGCCAGCGAAATGGTGCTGGAAGCCGTCAACCCCGAACTGCCCGAAACGCTCGGCGGCTCGGCCGACCTGACCGGCTCGAACAACACCAGGACCAAGGATCTGGGCAGTTTCACGCCGGAAAACCGCAGCGGCCGCTATGTCTATTACGGCATCCGCGAACATGGCATGGCGGCGGCGATGAACGGCATCTGGCTGCATGGGGGCTTGCGCCCCTATGGCGGCACCTTCATGTGCTTCACCGACTACGCCCGCGGCGCCATGCGGCTGTCGGCGCTGATGGGCCTGCCGGTGGTCTATGTCATGACCCATGACAGCATCGGCCTGGGCGAGGACGGCCCGACCCACCAGCCGGTCGAACACCTGGCGATCTGTCGCGCCACCCCGAACACGCTGACCTTCCGCCCCTGCGACCTGGTCGAGACCGCCGAGGCCTGGGAGATCGCGCTCACGAGCGAATCCACCCCCTCGGTCCTCGCACTCTCGCGCCAGAACCTGCCCACCCTGCGCGAAACCGCGGGCGAGAACCTGACCGCCAAGGGCGCCTATGTCCTGCGCGAGGCCTCTGCCGAGCCGCAGGTGATCCTGATGGCCACCGGCTCCGAGGTGGAAATCGCCGTCGCCGCCCGCGACACGCTGGAAGCCAAGGGCATCCCGACCCGCGTCGTCTCGGTGCCGTCGATGGAACTCTTCCGCGACCAGCCCGAGGACTACCGCAAGCAGGTTCTGCCCAAGGGCCCGGTCCGCATCGCCATCGAGGCGGCGGTGCGCCAGCCCTGGGACTGGCTCTTGCTGGGCGAACGCGGCAAGGAAAAGAAGGCCGGCTTCATCGGCATGACCGGCTTCGGCGCCTCGGCCCCGGCGCCGACGCTCTACAAGGAATTCGGCATCACCGCCGAAGCCACCGTCGCCCTGGCAAAACGCCTGCTCGACTGA
- a CDS encoding nucleobase:cation symporter-2 family protein, translating into MASPARSAVDPVDEILPPLRMTTLGLQHVLVMYAGAVAVPLIVGRALKLSPEDVAFLISADLFCCGVATIIQSLGVTRWFGIQLPVMMGVTFASVGPMIAMANAYPGPDGARMIFGAIIGAGIIAMLIAPLIGRMLKFFPPLVTGTIILVIGVTLMRVGINWIFGNPVGPTAPKVVDPVAAGWLNQLKDLAGTGVVPALPEGFAPAASVQNPLYARPINIAISGVVLLAILLIARFGRGFVANIAVLLGMLIGAALTIVMGQMTFEKVAEAHWFGIVTPFHFGMPIFDPVLIVTMVLVMIVVMIESTGMFLALGEMTGREVTPRRLSAGLRTDGLGTLIGGIFNTFPYTSFSQNVGLVGVTGIKSRFICVTGGVILILFGLVPKMGAAVESLPTAVLGGAGLVMFGMVAATGIRILSTVDFAGNRNNLFVVAVSLGFGMIPLIAPDFKQWMPHAIHPLIESGILLATIAAVLLNAFFNGTGAGSIEEAKRAASMADH; encoded by the coding sequence ATGGCAAGCCCCGCAAGATCGGCCGTCGATCCGGTCGATGAGATCCTGCCGCCCCTGCGCATGACCACGCTGGGGTTGCAGCACGTCCTTGTCATGTATGCCGGCGCGGTCGCGGTGCCGCTGATCGTCGGCCGGGCGCTGAAGCTGTCGCCCGAGGACGTGGCCTTCCTGATCTCGGCCGACCTGTTCTGCTGCGGCGTGGCAACGATCATCCAGAGCCTTGGCGTGACGCGCTGGTTCGGCATCCAGCTGCCGGTGATGATGGGGGTGACCTTCGCCTCGGTCGGGCCGATGATCGCCATGGCCAATGCCTATCCGGGTCCCGACGGGGCGCGGATGATCTTCGGCGCCATCATCGGCGCCGGCATCATCGCCATGCTGATCGCGCCGCTGATCGGGCGGATGCTGAAATTCTTTCCGCCGCTGGTCACCGGCACCATCATTCTGGTCATCGGCGTCACGCTGATGCGGGTGGGAATCAACTGGATCTTCGGCAACCCGGTCGGCCCGACCGCGCCCAAGGTGGTCGATCCGGTGGCGGCGGGCTGGCTGAACCAGCTGAAGGACCTGGCCGGCACCGGCGTCGTGCCGGCCCTGCCCGAGGGCTTCGCCCCGGCGGCGAGCGTGCAGAACCCGCTTTACGCCCGGCCGATCAATATCGCGATCTCCGGCGTGGTGCTGCTGGCGATCCTGCTGATCGCGCGCTTCGGCCGCGGCTTCGTCGCCAATATCGCCGTGCTCTTGGGCATGCTGATCGGCGCGGCGCTGACCATCGTCATGGGCCAGATGACCTTCGAGAAGGTGGCCGAGGCGCATTGGTTCGGCATCGTCACCCCCTTCCATTTCGGCATGCCGATCTTCGATCCGGTGCTGATCGTGACCATGGTGCTGGTGATGATCGTGGTGATGATCGAATCGACCGGCATGTTCCTGGCCCTGGGCGAGATGACCGGGCGCGAGGTCACGCCCCGCCGCCTGTCGGCCGGGCTGCGCACCGATGGCCTGGGGACGCTGATCGGCGGCATCTTCAACACCTTCCCCTATACCTCCTTTTCCCAGAACGTCGGGCTGGTGGGCGTCACCGGCATCAAGAGCCGTTTCATCTGCGTCACCGGCGGCGTGATCCTGATCCTGTTCGGACTGGTCCCGAAGATGGGCGCGGCGGTCGAATCGCTGCCGACGGCGGTCCTGGGCGGGGCCGGGCTGGTGATGTTCGGCATGGTCGCCGCGACCGGCATCCGCATACTCTCGACGGTGGATTTCGCCGGCAACCGCAACAACCTGTTCGTGGTCGCGGTCTCGCTGGGCTTCGGGATGATCCCGCTGATCGCGCCCGATTTCAAGCAATGGATGCCGCACGCCATCCATCCGCTGATCGAATCGGGCATCCTGCTGGCCACCATCGCCGCGGTTCTGCTGAACGCCTTTTTCAACGGCACCGGCGCCGGCAGCATCGAGGAGGCCAAGCGCGCCGCCAGCATGGCCGATCACTGA
- a CDS encoding HlyC/CorC family transporter produces the protein MTASAATTAATAAAAAPPPASTAGLDLTFWLTGAAILVLLALSAFFSGSETALTASSRAKLRSRADKGDAGAQGALQVTEDSERLIGSILLGNNVVNILSASLATALFTRLLGSSGVAAATVVMTVLVLIFSEVLPKTYAILAPEDLASRVARPISVFTRLMTPVVAVVRLVVRGILALFGLRADQSGHVFSVQEEIAGALAIAQSSGTVQKEDRDRLLGALDLGERAVEEIMLHRSNIQMIDARLPPDAVLDLVLKSPHTRLPVFRDERENVVGVIHAKDLLRGVRRALQERGPEALRDFDVMTIAMPPYFVPDTTTLDEQMREFLKRRTHFALVVDEYGSLRGLITLEDILEEIVGEITDEHDTDALASLVRDARGDYLVEGAMTIRDLNRALDWSLPDDEANTVAGLVIHMAQSIPTPGQVFSFHGCRFEVVARRENRITRLRIRPLGEPPGPADQ, from the coding sequence ATGACCGCATCGGCCGCCACGACCGCAGCCACCGCAGCCGCAGCAGCGCCGCCCCCGGCCAGCACGGCTGGACTGGACCTGACCTTCTGGCTGACCGGGGCGGCGATCCTGGTGCTGCTGGCGCTGTCGGCGTTCTTTTCCGGCTCCGAGACCGCGCTGACCGCCTCGAGCCGCGCCAAGCTGCGCTCCCGCGCCGACAAGGGCGACGCCGGGGCGCAGGGTGCGCTGCAGGTGACCGAGGACAGCGAGCGGCTGATCGGCTCGATCCTGCTGGGCAACAATGTCGTCAACATCCTGTCGGCCAGCCTTGCGACGGCGCTGTTCACCCGGCTGCTGGGCTCCAGCGGCGTGGCGGCGGCGACGGTGGTGATGACCGTCCTGGTGCTGATCTTTTCCGAGGTGCTGCCCAAGACCTATGCCATCCTGGCGCCCGAGGACCTGGCCAGCCGCGTCGCGCGGCCCATTTCGGTCTTTACCCGGCTGATGACCCCGGTCGTCGCGGTGGTCCGGCTGGTGGTGCGCGGCATCCTGGCGCTTTTCGGGCTGCGCGCCGACCAGTCGGGGCATGTCTTCTCGGTGCAGGAGGAAATCGCCGGGGCGCTTGCCATCGCGCAATCCAGCGGCACGGTGCAGAAAGAGGACCGCGACCGGCTGCTGGGGGCGCTGGACCTGGGCGAGCGCGCGGTCGAGGAGATCATGCTGCACCGCTCGAACATCCAGATGATCGATGCGCGGCTGCCGCCCGACGCGGTGCTGGACCTGGTGCTGAAAAGCCCGCACACCCGCCTGCCCGTCTTTCGCGACGAGCGCGAGAATGTCGTCGGCGTCATCCACGCCAAGGACCTGCTGCGCGGCGTGCGCCGGGCGCTTCAGGAACGCGGCCCCGAGGCGCTGCGCGACTTCGACGTGATGACCATCGCCATGCCGCCCTATTTCGTCCCGGACACCACGACGCTGGACGAGCAGATGCGCGAGTTCCTGAAGCGGCGCACGCATTTCGCCCTGGTCGTCGACGAATACGGCAGCCTGCGCGGGCTGATCACGCTCGAGGACATCCTCGAGGAAATCGTGGGCGAGATCACCGACGAGCATGACACCGATGCCCTGGCCTCGCTGGTGCGCGACGCGCGCGGCGACTACCTGGTCGAGGGCGCGATGACCATCCGCGACCTGAACCGGGCGCTCGACTGGTCGCTGCCCGATGACGAGGCCAATACCGTCGCCGGCCTCGTCATCCACATGGCCCAGTCGATCCCGACACCGGGCCAGGTGTTTTCCTTTCACGGCTGCCGCTTCGAGGTCGTGGCCCGGCGCGAGAACCGCATCACCCGCCTGCGCATCCGCCCGCTGGGCGAGCCGCCCGGCCCCGCCGATCAGTGA
- a CDS encoding site-specific tyrosine recombinase XerD, whose protein sequence is MARAGQGLGDQGRISAFLDAQSAEAGAARNTLLAYGRDLKDFADWLAARGLTLLTVPREGIEDYLSFCDAQGLSRATRARRLSSIRQIMRFALEEDWREDDPAGRISGPGRMQRLPKVLDRAEVQAMFDALPRLGRNDTERARNLALIELIYATGMRVSELVALPVGACRGDPALLLIRGKGGKERMVPLSNPARAALTAWLHLRDNAPEDSALGRLVAGKGARWLFPAASREGHMTRQAMNGFLGQLALAAGIDPARVSPHVLRHAFATHLLEGGADLRAIQTLLGHADLGTTEIYTHVLDSRMRDLVLKHHPLARGRRNGKEP, encoded by the coding sequence ATGGCGCGGGCGGGACAGGGCTTGGGCGACCAGGGCCGGATCTCGGCCTTCCTCGACGCGCAATCGGCCGAGGCGGGGGCGGCGAGGAACACGCTCCTGGCCTATGGCCGCGATCTCAAGGACTTCGCCGACTGGCTGGCCGCGCGCGGGCTGACGCTGCTGACCGTGCCGCGCGAGGGGATCGAGGACTACCTGTCCTTTTGCGACGCGCAGGGCCTGTCGCGGGCCACGCGGGCGCGGCGGCTGTCCTCGATCCGCCAGATCATGCGTTTCGCGCTGGAGGAGGACTGGCGCGAGGACGACCCCGCCGGCCGCATCAGCGGTCCGGGCCGCATGCAGCGCCTGCCCAAGGTCCTGGACCGCGCCGAGGTGCAGGCGATGTTCGACGCCCTGCCGCGCCTGGGCCGCAACGATACCGAACGCGCCCGCAACCTGGCGCTGATCGAGCTGATCTATGCCACCGGCATGCGCGTCAGCGAGCTGGTCGCGCTGCCGGTCGGCGCCTGCCGGGGCGACCCGGCGCTGCTCCTGATCCGCGGCAAGGGCGGCAAGGAGCGCATGGTGCCGCTGAGCAACCCGGCCCGGGCGGCGCTGACGGCCTGGCTGCATCTGCGCGACAATGCGCCCGAGGACAGCGCCTTGGGCCGGCTGGTCGCGGGCAAGGGCGCGCGCTGGCTTTTCCCCGCCGCCTCGCGCGAGGGGCATATGACCCGGCAGGCGATGAACGGCTTTTTGGGCCAACTGGCGCTGGCGGCCGGGATCGACCCGGCCCGCGTCTCGCCGCATGTGCTGCGCCATGCCTTCGCCACCCATCTGCTGGAAGGCGGCGCCGATCTGCGCGCCATCCAGACCCTGCTCGGCCATGCCGACCTGGGCACGACCGAGATCTATACCCATGTGCTGGACAGCCGCATGCGCGACCTGGTGCTGAAGCATCACCCGCTGGCGCGCGGCCGCCGGAACGGAAAGGAACCATGA
- a CDS encoding shikimate kinase: MRRNIVLIGMMGAGKTAIGGELARRLRRPFADTDTEIERAAAMTIPEIFARDGEDFFRARESEVLGRVLATGNSIVSTGGGAWMRSENRERIGAHGVSVWLDCDLDTLWHRVRHRPTRPLLQTADPRGTLERLLAERSPVYALADICVPARRGDSIEDTATRALDAIRAHDPGILEGQ, from the coding sequence ATGCGGCGGAATATCGTGCTGATCGGGATGATGGGGGCGGGCAAGACCGCCATCGGGGGCGAGCTCGCGCGCCGCTTGCGCCGGCCGTTCGCGGATACCGATACCGAGATCGAGCGCGCCGCCGCCATGACCATTCCCGAGATCTTTGCCCGCGACGGCGAGGATTTCTTCCGTGCCCGCGAATCCGAGGTGCTGGGCCGGGTGCTGGCCACCGGCAACAGCATCGTTTCGACCGGCGGCGGCGCCTGGATGCGATCCGAGAACCGCGAGCGCATCGGCGCGCATGGCGTCTCGGTCTGGCTGGATTGCGACCTCGACACGCTGTGGCACCGGGTCCGGCACCGGCCCACGCGGCCCCTGCTGCAGACCGCCGATCCGCGCGGCACGCTGGAGCGGCTGCTGGCCGAGCGCAGCCCGGTCTATGCGCTGGCCGACATTTGCGTCCCCGCCCGGCGCGGCGACAGCATCGAGGACACCGCCACCCGCGCCCTGGACGCGATCCGGGCGCATGATCCCGGCATTCTGGAGGGCCAATGA
- a CDS encoding DMT family transporter — protein sequence MTPPQSTLPPIIAAPGNPGRATQLRGILLLLMAIFTFTLMDAIGKYLATRYHPVQVVWVRFVANLAIVALVLAPRLRSTLATRRPVVQLFRGVTQLGSILLFFSSLQFIGLAEATAIMDINPVLITLGAALFLGESIGIRRGFGIAAALCGALIIIRPGAGVFQPAALLPLIGAFTYAAGAILTRIARSDSTATSVLWSALVGSVLASFAVPFFWQPIAPQDLWAFALLGLFGTVAQALLIRAFALAEAAAIAPFGYTGLIWAGLWGWLFWGTLPDLWTVAGALIIVGAGLYVWMREARAMNRPT from the coding sequence ATGACACCGCCCCAGTCCACCCTGCCGCCGATCATCGCCGCCCCGGGCAACCCGGGCCGCGCGACGCAATTGCGCGGCATCCTGCTGCTGCTCATGGCGATCTTCACCTTCACGCTGATGGATGCGATCGGCAAATACCTCGCCACGCGCTATCACCCGGTGCAGGTGGTCTGGGTGCGCTTCGTCGCCAACCTCGCCATCGTGGCGCTGGTGCTGGCGCCGCGGCTGCGCAGCACGCTCGCCACGCGCCGGCCGGTGGTGCAGCTGTTCCGCGGCGTGACGCAGCTCGGCTCGATCCTCCTGTTCTTCAGTTCGCTGCAATTCATCGGCCTGGCCGAAGCCACGGCGATCATGGACATCAACCCGGTGCTGATCACCCTGGGCGCGGCGCTGTTTCTGGGCGAAAGCATCGGCATCCGGCGGGGCTTTGGCATCGCGGCGGCGCTCTGCGGCGCGCTGATCATCATCCGCCCCGGCGCCGGCGTGTTCCAGCCCGCCGCCCTGCTGCCGCTGATCGGCGCCTTCACCTATGCCGCCGGCGCCATCCTGACCCGTATCGCCCGCAGCGATTCCACCGCGACCTCGGTCCTGTGGTCGGCGCTGGTCGGCTCGGTGCTGGCCTCGTTTGCGGTGCCGTTCTTCTGGCAGCCGATCGCACCCCAGGATCTCTGGGCCTTCGCTCTGCTGGGGCTCTTCGGCACCGTGGCCCAGGCGCTGCTGATCCGCGCCTTCGCGCTCGCCGAGGCCGCCGCCATCGCCCCCTTCGGCTATACCGGCCTGATCTGGGCGGGCTTGTGGGGCTGGCTCTTCTGGGGCACCCTGCCGGATCTATGGACCGTCGCCGGCGCCTTGATCATCGTCGGCGCCGGCCTTTATGTCTGGATGCGCGAGGCCCGCGCGATGAACCGGCCCACCTGA
- the accB gene encoding acetyl-CoA carboxylase biotin carboxyl carrier protein — MSDDSKEAGHEKRHHEGDVAFIQALAELLNRNELTELTVKREYDENDRLTVSLSKQQKQIVQTVAAAPAALPAPAAAPSAAAAAPAANEDPASLPGVVTSPMVGTAYLSPEPGASAFVSIGQQVKEGETLMIVEAMKTMNHIPSPRAGTVKRILVDDGSPVEYGAPLMVVE; from the coding sequence ATGAGCGACGATTCCAAAGAAGCTGGTCACGAAAAGCGCCATCACGAAGGCGATGTCGCCTTCATCCAGGCCCTTGCCGAACTGCTCAACCGCAACGAGCTGACCGAACTGACCGTCAAGCGCGAATATGACGAGAACGACCGCCTGACCGTCAGCCTGTCGAAACAGCAAAAGCAGATCGTCCAGACCGTCGCCGCCGCCCCGGCCGCCCTGCCCGCACCCGCCGCCGCGCCCTCGGCCGCCGCTGCCGCCCCGGCCGCGAACGAGGATCCGGCCAGCCTGCCCGGCGTCGTCACCTCGCCCATGGTCGGCACCGCCTATCTGTCGCCCGAGCCCGGCGCCAGCGCCTTCGTCAGCATCGGCCAGCAGGTCAAGGAAGGCGAGACGCTGATGATCGTCGAGGCGATGAAGACCATGAACCACATCCCCTCGCCGCGCGCGGGCACGGTCAAGCGCATCCTGGTCGACGACGGCAGCCCGGTC